A genome region from Ahaetulla prasina isolate Xishuangbanna chromosome 8, ASM2864084v1, whole genome shotgun sequence includes the following:
- the TIFA gene encoding TRAF-interacting protein with FHA domain-containing protein A, with the protein MSDFETEDTEETVTCLQITIYHPKQEEKPVFHALSFCRQQQLRADDIVKFGRDSNICRFYFVDPRVSRVQFCLQFFRHFNSSEFGFEIKNLSKKGKLSVDDVELAYLNKVNLPDKCTVCFGEYQMQLQKQEGQCEDYFNICFELARTSLLQEKKLFLKKPVCESSSSYTQFPTEMDENE; encoded by the coding sequence ATGTCTGATTTTGAAACGGAAGATACTGAAGAGACTGTAACTTGTTTGCAAATCACTATTTATCAtccaaaacaagaagaaaaaccaGTCTTCCATGCTTTAAGTTTCTGTCGCCAGCAACAGCTGAGAGCAGATGACATAGTGAAATTTGGAAGAGATTCAAACATCTGTCGTTTTTATTTTGTAGATCCAAGGGTTTCACGTGTTCAGTTTTGCCTTCAGTTTTTCAGGCACTTCAACAGCTCAGAGTTTGGTTTTGAGATTAAGAATCTGAGCAAAAAGGGAAAGTTATCTGTGGACGATGTTGAACTGGCCTATCTAAATAAAGTCAATCTTCCAGATAAATGTACggtttgctttggagaataccagATGCAATTGCAAAAACAAGAAGGACAATGTGAAGACTACTTTAACATCTGCTTTGAATTGGCCAGAACGTCACTGTTAcaagaaaaaaaactatttttaaaaaaaccagtatGTGAAAGTAGCAGTTCATATACCCAATTTCCAACAGAGATGGATGAGAATGAATAA